The Priestia megaterium NBRC 15308 = ATCC 14581 region ATGCAATCTGACATGTAAAACGATGGTTTTATTATAGCATTTTTCTTTTTACATATGTATGATAAGGCGTATAAAAGCATGCTATACTTTTCATAGGGAGTGATGATAATGAACAAATCTGCACCTATAGTAAAAGGTGATACGGTGGATTCCGAAACGCGCTGTACGCACTATCATACGGATAAAGATATTATTGCAATAAAATTTTATTGCTGTAATACATATTATCCATGCTATCAATGTCATAATGGATATGCTGATCATGATATTAAAAAGTGGCCAAAAGCTATGTTTAATGAAAAAGCTATTCTTTGCGGAGTATGTAAACATGAGCTATCAATTCATGAATATTTAACCTGTAACTCGACTTGCCCTCACTGTCGTTCTTCTTTTAATCCTGGATGCAGCCTGCATGGACACATTTATTTTGAACAAAAAAGCTGAACAAAACATTGTTCAGCTTTTAAAATAACTGCTCATCTATATTTATAATGGAAGGAAGCAGACCTGGGAACAATTCCTCAAGTTCTTCTAAACGCAAGGAATAATAGTGCTGCGTACCTTCTATACGTAGTTTGATAATTCCAGCTTCGCGAAGTACTTTAATATGATGTGATAGCGTTGATTTTGATACATTTAATTTTTGATAATACGAACAGGTCTGCTCCTTTCTTGTCGCTAAACACTGTACAATTCGCAGCCGGTTAGGATCACTCAACGCGTGTAAAATAGGCGTTAATTTAATTTCAGATTTCGGTGGTTGATAAGGTTTTCTCATGCTTAAAATATAACACAGCTTCTTTTGTGTATCAATGTTCGATAACTTTCGAACTAAATTCCTTGCACTGTTATTTAATCGGTGTTATAGTTTCATTGTTCGATGATATTCGAACTTATCTTCATTTTAATCATAAATTGAATGAAAGATTAAAAACAAAACAAATAATATAAAGCACCATCATTATTAAAGGAGGAATCACCCATGATTCATTTACAAGCTTCAATGAAAGTTAACCCAGCAAAAAGAGAAGAATTTTTAGAAAACGTAAAAGAACTAATTAAGCATTCTTTACAAGAAGAAGGAAACAGCAACTATCAACTATTTGAAG contains the following coding sequences:
- a CDS encoding ArsR/SmtB family transcription factor gives rise to the protein MRKPYQPPKSEIKLTPILHALSDPNRLRIVQCLATRKEQTCSYYQKLNVSKSTLSHHIKVLREAGIIKLRIEGTQHYYSLRLEELEELFPGLLPSIINIDEQLF
- a CDS encoding CHY zinc finger protein → MNKSAPIVKGDTVDSETRCTHYHTDKDIIAIKFYCCNTYYPCYQCHNGYADHDIKKWPKAMFNEKAILCGVCKHELSIHEYLTCNSTCPHCRSSFNPGCSLHGHIYFEQKS